CGTCGATAGGAGAGACGCTGATGTGCGCCTGGACGTTGAAGACCGAAGCGAGCACGTCCTCCCGAATGACCTCCGCGGGCAGGCCTTCCTCAACAATGCGGCCACCGTCCAGAACCACCAGGCGCTCCGCGTACTGGGACGCCTGGTTCAGGTCATGGAGCGCCATGACCACGGTAAGGCCATGCTCACGATTCAACGCCTGGATGAGGTTGAGCGCCTGGATCTGATGATTGACGTCCAGGAAGGTGGTGGGCTCGTCCAAGAGGAGGATGCGCGGCTCCTGCGCCAGGGCAAGCGCTATCCAGGCCCGCTGGCGCTCACCCCCGGAGAGGCTGTCCAGGAGGCGGTGACGGAAACGGCTGGAGGAGGTGAGCTCCAGCGCCCGCTCAACCGCCGCGCGGTCCCTGTCCGAACGCATCCGGAGCGGGCCCGTGTGGGGATAGCGGCCCTGTTCGACCAGCTCCTGCACAGTCATCCCCGGAACGGCGCCCGGCGACTGCGGCAGCGTTGCGATCTGCCGTGCCACATGGCCGGGTGACATCTTGGCGATGGCTACTCCATCCAGCAGCACCGAGCCCGTCTCGGGGCGTAGGAGGCGGGCCAGCGTGCGAAGCAGGGTGGACTTCCCGGAACCGTTGGGGCCGATGATGGCAGTCACGGTCCCCCGTAGAATGGAGAGCGTCACCTCGTTCAGCACCCGGCTCTTGCCCAGACGCACGGAGATGGCCTTGGCGTCCAATACGACCGTGTCTCGCATCATCGCGCCGCCCCCCGGCGAAGGATATAGAGAAAGAACGGCGCCCCGATGAACGCCATGACCGCTCCCACAGGCAGCCCCGGCCGGTGAGTCGGCGCCGGGAAGGGTGGGCGTATGGTGATACCCTGGGAAATGATGTCCGCTCCGATGAGCAGCGCCGCACCAGCCACAGCGGCCACCGGCAGCAGGCGGCGGGCATCCTCCTCGGTCAGCCAGCGCGCGATATGCGGGGCCACGAGGCCGAGGAACGCGACAGCTCCCACCACCGAGACCGCCGCCGCGGTGAGCAGGGCGGCGAGGCAGAAGAGCGCCGCGCGCGCAACGTTGACCCGCATCCCCCTGGCGGCGGCCACGATGTCCCCGAGCTGGAGAACGTTCAGAGGCCGGGCGGCCAGCAGCACCAACGGCAGCGCCGCCACCGCCCACGGCCACAGCTGGTCCCAGTGGACCCAGATGCGGCCATTCAACGATCCGATGATCCAGGGGAGGATGCCTCCCATGCCGGCCTGGGCCCGCAGCATGATGAACGCGGTCACGGACGAAAAGATGGCGCTGACCAACACCCCGCTGAGCACCAACCGCAGCGGATGGACTCCGCCGCGCCAGCTCAGGGCGAAGACCAACGCGCCCGCGCCCAGGCACCCAAGCAACGCGACGAGGGGCATGAAACGCCCGGGGTGCGGAAGCCCTCCGATACCCACGGTCCACAGAACGGCGACGAGGATTCCCCCCGCCGTTACGCCGGTGATGCCCGGCTCCGCCAGGTTGTTCCGCATGACGACCTGGAGAACCGCCCCAGCCGTCCCCAGCAGCGCTCCGGCGACGATGGCGATGAGCGACCTGGGAAGTCGCAGGTCCCAGACCACGGTCCGATGCAGGTCCTCGGCCTGCCGTCCCAGGAGCGACGCCAGCACCTCGTCCGGTCCCAGGCGCACCGTGCCCGTGCACAGATGCACGACGAACAGCACGCCGATGAGCGCCAGCCCCCCGGCCAGCAGCACGGAGAATCGCCTGGCCCCCCAAGCGCGCCCGTCCGTTACGCCCGCCCTCCCGTCAGTCTCGATGGTCACTTCTAAGAATCCTGTCCCTGAGCAGCAGAAGCAGGACCGGCCCGCCCAGCACCACCGTCCATAGCCCCACGGGCGTCTCCGCGGGGGCGATGGCGAGCTTGGCTCCAACATCCGCCATGGTGAGGAGCGCAGTGCCCATTAGCGCGGAGAAGGCAAGCACCTTGCGCGGGTCCTCGCTGCGTAGGGCTCGACGGGTTAGATGCGGGGCAAGGAGTCCGATCCACCCGATAGGGCCGGCGACAGCCACCACCGCGGCTACAAGCCCGGCGCCGAGCAGGAGTACCAGCGTCCGAATGCGCCCGACGCTCATCCCCAACGACTGTGCTGCATGGTCGCCTAGACGGAGCGTGTTCAGCGGTCGCGCCAGCAGCAGGCCCAGAGGGAGGCAGATCGCCACCCAGGGCGCGACGATCCAGACATGCTCCCACGTTCTGTTCGCTAGACTGCCCAGCAGGAAGTAGAACAGGACGAGGGTCGACCCGCTGGTCCCCGCCAGGCTGATGAGGGCGATGATGCACGCGTTGATGAAGGCCGCCACCGCGACGCCGATGAGCACGATCTGCAGAGTGTTCCGTGCTCCCTTCGCCGCGATGATCACCACGGCCCCCGCGAGCAGGCCGCCCGCGAGCGCCACCCAGGGATGGAACACCAGGAGCAGCGGGACCTGGAAGAGTGTGACGACCGCCACGGCAAGGGAGGCCCCCGAGGCCACGCCCAGCAGCTCCGGGCCCGCCAGCGGATTTCTCAGGCCGTCCTGCATCATCGCCCCCGCCAAGCCCAGCGCCGCACCGCCAAGGATGCCGAGCGCCACCCTGGGAGCGCGCAACTCGCGGACGGACAGTTGTGCCAGGCGCTCCGCCTCCTCTCCCCAGAGGATGCCCCATGCTTCCGCCATCGAGAGCTTGGGTATGCCGTTGGCAAGGGAGAGCGAGGCCGCCACGACGATGCACAGGAGCAGGCCCGTGGCAATCAGAAGAAGCTTGATGAGCTCCCACCGCGTGCTCACGGGCCTGGCTTTCGCTGCTTGGCTGCTCCTGGACATGGTGCCCTAGTTGCCGAACACGTTTGGGTAGAGCAAGGGCATCGCCTCATCCAGCACCAGCCCCAGGGACCGGGTCCCACGCCCGGTGCTCCAGAGACCGAAGCTGACCTCGTGGACCTCACCGTTCTGAACCGCTCGAAGCTCGCTCCATAGAGGGTTCGCGGCGAGCTGTTCCGCCAGAGGCGGTGGCTGGAACCCGGGGAAAGCGATAGTCTGGACGAAGATTACGTCAGGGTCAACACTGAGGACCCCCTCCAGCGAGAACTGCATGCCGCCCGACGAGTGCCCGCCCTGTTCCAGGGACGGGTTCGGCCAAGGGTAGCCGGTCACTTCCGCCAGGAGCCCGCCGGTCAATGAGCTCTCGGTGTTGATACCGAAATTGACATCGGAACCATACATCACCAAGGCGGTGCGGTCCTTTGGCGAGCGCGCCCTGTAATCTTCCAGCTTGCTCAGGAACCGTTGCGCCCCCTCCTCAGCCTCCGCCGAGCGTCCCATCGCCGCCCCGACCTCTCTCAGGTAGTGGATGGAGTCCTCATAGGTCAGGGGGTTCACAATGTATAGCGGAGCAATGGGGCGTAGCGCATCCCGCAGGCCGTTATGCACGCCCCCCAGCCCGATCACGAGGTCCGGCTCGGCGGCAGCAATGTCCTCCAGGCCGGGCTCGAAGAACGACCCGCCGATCACTCGGAACCCGTCCGCCCTGATGCCGAAGAACCGTGGGTCCGAGGAGAGCGGGTCATTGACCGCCACGGGCTCCAGTCCCAGCTCGGCCATGATGTCCGGGCAAATCTCCGTGAGACACGCCACGCGGACAGGCCGCGTCCTAAAGGTCATGAGCTCCCCGGTACTGTCCGTCAGCGAGACGGTGGGGGACACCGACGCGGCGGCAGGAGTCTGGATGCTCCCCGGCTGCGAGGTCTCGGTTGCCGTGGTGCACCCCGCCAGCAGCAGAACCAAGCCCAGGATTCCGTACTTCATAACACCTCACTCCTACGTGCTTGCTTGATCGGTCGGCTGCAGGCTCGCCTTCTTCGGTTCCGGGCCCGCAGCGTGGTCACGGTTCGGTCGCTCTTGGTCACAAGGGAACGGCCCGCTGTTGGAAGGCGACCAGGTCCGCGTAAACACCCCCGGCGGCGAGCAGGGAGTCATGGGGGCCGCCCTCCACTGTGCGCCCCTTCTCCAGGACAATGATGCGGTCGGCGCTGCGGATGGTGGACAGCCGGTGCGCGATGACCAGGGAGGTACGGCCAGCGATGGCGTGGGCCATCGCCTTCCGGAGGAGACGCTTGTTCTCGGCATCCAGGTTGGAGACGGCGCTCGTCCATCACCACCCCACCCCCCTTTATTGCTGCAACACCCGGTTTCACCCTGTATCAGCCGCCCAGTCGTATGTGGCGTCGGCGCAGCCAGGCGACAAGTGAATAGTGAGCACACCAGGAGCCACTCGCTTTCACTTGGGCGGGAGGGATTCGGCAAAGCTGGCGGCTCTGTCCAGCCAGCCGGTTAGATCATTCTCGGATTCGATGCCCGCCGGCTCCACCAGCGCCCATCCCTTCATGACCCGACCATTCATGTCGGCCGGCTTGGTGTGCGGTTCCGCAAGCG
The window above is part of the Acidobacteriota bacterium genome. Proteins encoded here:
- a CDS encoding ABC transporter ATP-binding protein; its protein translation is MMRDTVVLDAKAISVRLGKSRVLNEVTLSILRGTVTAIIGPNGSGKSTLLRTLARLLRPETGSVLLDGVAIAKMSPGHVARQIATLPQSPGAVPGMTVQELVEQGRYPHTGPLRMRSDRDRAAVERALELTSSSRFRHRLLDSLSGGERQRAWIALALAQEPRILLLDEPTTFLDVNHQIQALNLIQALNREHGLTVVMALHDLNQASQYAERLVVLDGGRIVEEGLPAEVIREDVLASVFNVQAHISVSPIDGALLCHPYAALPGEGDGADAGIKGPVS
- a CDS encoding iron ABC transporter permease produces the protein MLLAGGLALIGVLFVVHLCTGTVRLGPDEVLASLLGRQAEDLHRTVVWDLRLPRSLIAIVAGALLGTAGAVLQVVMRNNLAEPGITGVTAGGILVAVLWTVGIGGLPHPGRFMPLVALLGCLGAGALVFALSWRGGVHPLRLVLSGVLVSAIFSSVTAFIMLRAQAGMGGILPWIIGSLNGRIWVHWDQLWPWAVAALPLVLLAARPLNVLQLGDIVAAARGMRVNVARAALFCLAALLTAAAVSVVGAVAFLGLVAPHIARWLTEEDARRLLPVAAVAGAALLIGADIISQGITIRPPFPAPTHRPGLPVGAVMAFIGAPFFLYILRRGAAR
- a CDS encoding iron ABC transporter permease, with amino-acid sequence MSTRWELIKLLLIATGLLLCIVVAASLSLANGIPKLSMAEAWGILWGEEAERLAQLSVRELRAPRVALGILGGAALGLAGAMMQDGLRNPLAGPELLGVASGASLAVAVVTLFQVPLLLVFHPWVALAGGLLAGAVVIIAAKGARNTLQIVLIGVAVAAFINACIIALISLAGTSGSTLVLFYFLLGSLANRTWEHVWIVAPWVAICLPLGLLLARPLNTLRLGDHAAQSLGMSVGRIRTLVLLLGAGLVAAVVAVAGPIGWIGLLAPHLTRRALRSEDPRKVLAFSALMGTALLTMADVGAKLAIAPAETPVGLWTVVLGGPVLLLLLRDRILRSDHRD
- a CDS encoding ABC transporter substrate-binding protein → MKYGILGLVLLLAGCTTATETSQPGSIQTPAAASVSPTVSLTDSTGELMTFRTRPVRVACLTEICPDIMAELGLEPVAVNDPLSSDPRFFGIRADGFRVIGGSFFEPGLEDIAAAEPDLVIGLGGVHNGLRDALRPIAPLYIVNPLTYEDSIHYLREVGAAMGRSAEAEEGAQRFLSKLEDYRARSPKDRTALVMYGSDVNFGINTESSLTGGLLAEVTGYPWPNPSLEQGGHSSGGMQFSLEGVLSVDPDVIFVQTIAFPGFQPPPLAEQLAANPLWSELRAVQNGEVHEVSFGLWSTGRGTRSLGLVLDEAMPLLYPNVFGN